One window of the Streptomyces sp. ITFR-21 genome contains the following:
- a CDS encoding serine/threonine-protein kinase: MSGTLIQGRYRLHELIGRGGMGEVWRALDESLGRRVAVKCLKPSGPSRDAGFTRILQERFRREARVAAALQHRGITVVHDFGEHDGLLFLVMELLDGRNLLQILDDASRSPLPVPDITDIAEQVADALAYTHAQGVVHRDLKPANIIRLSDGAVKICDFGIARLGHDIGFTSRLTGSGVAMGTPHYMSPEQIDASEVDHRSDLYSFGCVLYELATGAPPFDLGDAWSILVGHRDTEPEPPRVKRPELPEELQRLILDLLAKDPEHRPQDAADVHGRLKAMRAAAGVAAHPVAPAELPGWARGFSTGCAAHSTRAHGAAALPHHELTAAWSTRPVNVAADPDTLASLAARHAEAVDLGRVGNWRQAYELHTAVAEARDRAQGPEHPDTLSARYEAAYSLTRLGRTEEALRMYEYVAEARRRVLGPDDPGTLAARHEAAYELGRLGRYLEAHREFAAVLAARERTVGPNHPDTLQCKHNLGVNLGMLGRAQEAYTMAAEVAEVRTRVLGGDDPETLVTRFEVGHALGRTGRAAEALRTYQEVAEARARVLGPDHAETLAARYEIGICLGRLGRNAEALALYEDLVAALTRTVGSADTETLRARHALGVNLGQLGQWDRALAEARDVAAVRERVLGATHPDTLVSKREIAVGLGWLGRWSGALPFYREVAEARERVLGPAHPHTLTSRNDEARCLAQLGRTAEAQALYRRVSEQREESPERL; encoded by the coding sequence GTGAGCGGGACCCTGATCCAGGGCCGGTACCGGCTGCACGAGCTGATCGGCCGGGGCGGGATGGGCGAGGTCTGGCGGGCGCTGGACGAATCGCTCGGTCGCCGGGTCGCGGTGAAGTGCCTGAAACCCAGCGGGCCTTCGAGGGACGCCGGCTTCACCCGGATCCTTCAGGAGCGCTTCCGCAGGGAGGCCCGGGTCGCCGCGGCACTCCAGCACCGCGGCATCACCGTCGTACACGACTTCGGCGAACACGACGGCCTGCTCTTCCTGGTGATGGAGCTGCTCGACGGCCGCAACCTGCTCCAGATCCTGGACGACGCGAGCCGCAGCCCGCTGCCCGTGCCCGACATCACCGACATCGCCGAGCAGGTCGCCGACGCCCTCGCGTACACGCACGCCCAAGGCGTCGTCCACCGCGACCTGAAACCGGCGAACATCATCCGGCTCAGCGACGGCGCCGTGAAGATCTGCGACTTCGGCATCGCCCGCCTCGGCCACGACATCGGCTTCACCTCGCGCCTGACCGGCAGCGGTGTGGCCATGGGCACCCCGCACTACATGTCGCCCGAGCAGATCGACGCCTCCGAGGTCGACCACCGCAGCGACCTGTACTCGTTCGGCTGCGTGCTTTACGAACTGGCCACCGGGGCGCCGCCGTTCGACCTCGGCGACGCCTGGTCCATCCTCGTCGGGCACCGGGACACCGAGCCCGAGCCCCCGCGCGTCAAACGCCCCGAACTGCCCGAGGAACTCCAGCGGCTCATCCTCGACCTGCTCGCCAAGGACCCCGAGCACCGGCCGCAGGACGCCGCCGACGTCCACGGCCGGCTCAAGGCCATGCGAGCGGCGGCCGGCGTGGCCGCGCACCCGGTGGCACCGGCCGAACTGCCCGGCTGGGCCAGGGGGTTCAGCACCGGCTGTGCCGCCCACTCCACCCGCGCCCACGGCGCCGCGGCCCTGCCGCACCACGAGCTGACCGCGGCCTGGTCGACCCGCCCGGTGAACGTCGCCGCCGACCCCGACACGCTCGCCTCCCTGGCCGCGCGGCACGCCGAGGCCGTCGACCTCGGCCGGGTCGGCAACTGGCGGCAGGCGTACGAACTGCACACCGCCGTCGCCGAGGCCCGCGACCGTGCCCAGGGCCCCGAGCACCCCGACACCCTGTCCGCCCGGTACGAGGCCGCGTACAGCCTGACCAGGCTGGGCCGCACGGAGGAGGCGCTGCGGATGTACGAGTACGTCGCCGAGGCCCGCCGCCGCGTCCTCGGCCCGGACGACCCCGGCACCCTCGCGGCCCGGCACGAGGCGGCGTACGAACTCGGCCGGCTGGGCCGCTACCTGGAGGCCCACCGGGAGTTCGCCGCGGTGCTCGCCGCCCGCGAGCGGACGGTCGGGCCGAACCACCCCGACACCCTCCAGTGCAAGCACAACCTCGGCGTCAACCTGGGAATGCTCGGCCGGGCGCAGGAGGCGTACACCATGGCCGCCGAGGTGGCCGAGGTGCGCACGCGGGTGCTCGGCGGCGACGACCCCGAGACGCTGGTGACCCGGTTCGAGGTCGGCCACGCGCTCGGCCGCACCGGGCGCGCGGCGGAGGCGCTGCGGACGTACCAGGAGGTCGCCGAGGCCCGCGCCCGGGTGCTCGGCCCGGACCACGCCGAAACGCTGGCCGCCCGCTACGAGATCGGCATCTGCCTGGGCCGGCTCGGCCGCAACGCGGAGGCGCTGGCGCTGTACGAGGACCTCGTCGCCGCCCTGACCCGCACGGTCGGCTCCGCGGACACCGAGACCCTGCGCGCCCGGCACGCCCTCGGCGTCAACCTCGGCCAACTCGGCCAGTGGGACCGGGCGCTGGCCGAAGCGCGCGACGTGGCGGCGGTGCGGGAACGGGTGCTCGGCGCCACGCACCCCGACACCCTGGTCAGCAAGCGGGAGATCGCCGTCGGCCTCGGCTGGCTCGGCCGCTGGTCCGGGGCGCTCCCGTTCTACCGCGAGGTCGCCGAGGCCCGCGAGCGCGTCCTCGGTCCCGCCCACCCGCACACCCTCACCAGCCGCAACGACGAGGCCCGCTGCCTGGCCCAGCTCGGCCGCACCGCCGAGGCACAGGCCCTGTACCGCCGCGTCTCCGAGCAGCGCGAGGAATCGCCCGAGCGGCTCTGA
- a CDS encoding DUF4865 family protein: MNRPGVHSVALAVDPRRWELARFTLWQDAAPEEPGSERYRC, from the coding sequence GTGAACCGGCCCGGGGTGCACTCGGTCGCCCTCGCGGTCGACCCGCGCCGCTGGGAGCTGGCGCGCTTCACCCTGTGGCAGGACGCGGCCCCCGAGGAGCCGGGCAGCGAGCGCTACAGGTGTTGA
- a CDS encoding isochorismatase family protein — protein sequence MSAHDHGRRAGAVRESPLSPGLDRARTALVLIDLIDRMIALPLAPHPGPRVLDAALGLARTFRAAGAPVVAVRVRRAGAPDQPPGSDLVAEIAAVADLVVVKHTVGAFQDTGLHDRLRERGVRTLVLAGIATNLGVESTARAAADLGYGLVFAADAMSGLTAAEHQSSVALDFPRFGTVVRASEVEFADG from the coding sequence ATGAGCGCACATGATCACGGTCGCCGGGCCGGCGCCGTACGTGAGTCCCCGCTGTCCCCCGGGCTCGACCGGGCCCGCACCGCACTGGTGCTGATCGATCTGATCGACCGCATGATCGCCCTGCCGCTCGCTCCGCACCCGGGCCCGCGGGTGCTCGACGCGGCGCTCGGGCTGGCGAGGACGTTCCGTGCGGCGGGCGCGCCCGTGGTGGCGGTCCGGGTCCGGCGGGCGGGCGCGCCGGACCAGCCGCCGGGCAGCGACCTGGTCGCGGAGATCGCCGCGGTCGCGGACCTGGTGGTGGTCAAGCACACCGTCGGCGCCTTCCAGGACACCGGGCTGCACGACCGGCTCAGGGAACGCGGCGTGCGCACCCTCGTGCTCGCCGGGATCGCCACCAACCTGGGTGTGGAGTCCACCGCGCGGGCCGCCGCCGACCTCGGCTACGGCCTGGTCTTCGCCGCCGACGCCATGTCCGGGCTGACGGCCGCGGAGCACCAGTCGTCGGTGGCGCTGGACTTCCCGCGCTTCGGCACGGTGGTCAGGGCCTCGGAGGTGGAGTTCGCCGACGGTTGA
- a CDS encoding DUF397 domain-containing protein, with protein MAESTIGQPLADGKKPQVDLTDAEWLSSSQGTGDVQIAFVEGYIAMRDGREPDGPALIFTPAEWRAFVLGARDGEFDLT; from the coding sequence GTGGCGGAGAGCACCATCGGACAGCCGTTGGCCGACGGGAAGAAGCCCCAGGTCGACCTGACGGACGCGGAGTGGCTGTCCAGCAGCCAGGGCACCGGCGATGTGCAGATCGCCTTCGTGGAGGGCTATATCGCCATGCGCGACGGCCGCGAGCCGGACGGCCCGGCACTGATCTTCACCCCCGCCGAGTGGCGTGCCTTCGTCCTGGGCGCACGCGACGGGGAGTTCGACCTCACCTGA
- a CDS encoding maleylpyruvate isomerase family mycothiol-dependent enzyme, with protein sequence MAVTPDIVTPADLRLALDAGHLRLRELLGGLTQEAARAPSALPGWTRGHVLSHIEGVGLALARQARYALRGRLIEVYDGGRAGRNAAIEAGQRRGAPRLRAALADALDEIEASWSAVGPDDWGRPVRYRDGTLFDAGLAWWRELEIHTADALLGRGVADWSEPFCAHLVEFLAPRVPVGVELSLTAVDGPWSWTRGTGTPVAVRGRLTDLAAWLAGRHPVGPLTGDPLPDLEPWP encoded by the coding sequence GTGGCCGTGACACCGGACATCGTCACACCGGCCGACCTGCGGCTCGCGCTCGACGCGGGCCACCTGCGGCTGCGGGAGCTGCTGGGCGGCCTCACCCAGGAGGCCGCCCGCGCGCCGAGCGCGCTGCCCGGCTGGACCCGCGGCCATGTCCTGTCGCACATCGAGGGCGTCGGCCTGGCGCTGGCCCGGCAGGCGCGGTACGCGCTGCGCGGCCGGCTCATCGAGGTCTACGACGGCGGCCGGGCCGGCCGGAACGCGGCCATCGAGGCCGGGCAGCGGCGCGGCGCGCCCCGGCTGCGCGCGGCGCTCGCCGACGCGCTGGACGAAATCGAGGCGTCCTGGTCGGCGGTCGGCCCCGACGACTGGGGGCGCCCGGTGCGCTACCGCGACGGCACGCTGTTCGACGCGGGCCTGGCCTGGTGGCGGGAGCTGGAGATCCACACGGCCGACGCGCTGCTGGGCCGGGGCGTGGCGGACTGGTCGGAGCCCTTCTGCGCCCACCTGGTGGAGTTCCTGGCGCCGCGGGTGCCGGTCGGCGTCGAACTGTCGCTCACCGCGGTTGACGGCCCCTGGTCGTGGACGCGCGGTACGGGCACTCCGGTCGCGGTACGGGGCCGGCTCACCGATCTCGCGGCCTGGCTGGCGGGGCGGCATCCGGTGGGCCCGCTGACCGGCGATCCGCTGCCGGACCTGGAGCCCTGGCCGTAG
- a CDS encoding pyridoxine/pyridoxamine 5'-phosphate oxidase — protein MSDLRQVLRGLEVFADDLPEFDTTRLPADPHELFTDWLLEAIRDGVREPHAMTVSTADADGNPSARVLICKNVSAAGWQFATDKNSRKGRELAARPAAALTFYWSGVSRQVRVRGTVVPATAGDSAADFLARSPGARAEALPGRQSAPLSDPAARDEAVRVAAERIGRDPGLVAPGWTLYTLRADEVEFWQGDRERRHTRVDYRRTDTGWERGLLWP, from the coding sequence GTGTCCGACCTGCGCCAAGTGCTGCGCGGACTTGAGGTGTTCGCGGATGATCTGCCGGAATTCGACACCACACGGCTGCCGGCCGATCCGCATGAGCTGTTCACCGACTGGCTGCTGGAGGCCATACGTGACGGGGTGCGCGAACCGCACGCCATGACGGTCTCCACCGCCGACGCCGACGGCAACCCGTCCGCGCGGGTACTGATCTGCAAGAACGTCTCCGCGGCGGGCTGGCAGTTCGCCACCGACAAGAACAGCCGCAAGGGCCGTGAGCTCGCCGCCCGTCCGGCCGCCGCCCTGACCTTCTACTGGTCCGGTGTCTCCCGGCAGGTCCGGGTGCGCGGGACGGTGGTACCGGCCACCGCCGGGGATTCCGCCGCCGACTTCCTGGCCCGCTCCCCCGGCGCCCGTGCCGAGGCCCTGCCCGGCCGGCAGAGCGCCCCGCTGTCCGACCCGGCCGCCCGCGACGAGGCGGTGCGCGTCGCCGCCGAGCGGATCGGGCGCGACCCGGGGCTGGTGGCGCCGGGCTGGACCCTCTACACGCTGCGCGCCGACGAGGTCGAGTTCTGGCAGGGCGACCGCGAACGACGGCACACCCGCGTCGACTACCGCCGTACGGACACCGGTTGGGAGCGGGGGCTGCTGTGGCCGTGA
- a CDS encoding ABATE domain-containing protein, whose product MDVDHLALDLAVTIRHDGHDGIADGLAESAGLTAWVREHALALAGHGFTVSGGEFTADEAALGAVVTVRTAVRALFGRAVLPGPPSAADAGRLPSAEESLHRLNAASALVPVVPRLDWLPETAPTARCAVPGPLAAPAAPTADRLAAALARAAIAFLAGPDREKLRACPAPRCVRYFVKQHALQEWCKPSCGNRARVARHHARRRAAVPAVADRPGPTPSGLG is encoded by the coding sequence ATGGACGTTGATCATCTCGCGCTCGACCTCGCGGTCACCATCCGGCACGACGGCCACGACGGGATCGCCGACGGCCTGGCCGAGTCCGCCGGGCTGACCGCCTGGGTGCGCGAGCACGCCCTAGCGCTGGCCGGTCACGGATTCACCGTGTCCGGCGGGGAGTTCACCGCCGACGAGGCCGCGCTCGGCGCGGTCGTCACGGTCCGTACGGCGGTCCGCGCGCTCTTCGGCCGGGCGGTGCTGCCCGGCCCCCCCAGCGCCGCCGACGCGGGCCGGCTGCCGTCCGCGGAGGAGTCGCTGCACCGGCTGAACGCGGCCTCGGCGCTGGTGCCGGTCGTCCCGCGGCTCGACTGGCTCCCGGAGACGGCGCCCACCGCCCGCTGCGCGGTCCCCGGCCCGCTCGCCGCCCCTGCCGCCCCCACCGCCGACCGGCTCGCCGCGGCCCTCGCCCGCGCGGCCATCGCCTTCCTGGCCGGTCCCGACCGCGAGAAGCTGCGGGCCTGCCCTGCGCCGCGCTGCGTCCGCTACTTCGTCAAGCAGCACGCCCTGCAGGAGTGGTGCAAGCCCTCCTGCGGCAACCGGGCCCGGGTGGCGCGCCACCACGCCCGGCGCCGCGCCGCGGTCCCGGCCGTCGCCGACCGTCCCGGACCGACGCCGTCCGGCCTCGGCTGA